DNA sequence from the Pedobacter sp. W3I1 genome:
CCAGTTCATTTTTATCGTAAATGGCCTTCATATTTAACTCTTCGATATTTCGCAATGCAATACGCAAATTTTTGATGCTATTTTCTTTAATGGATAACGATTGTGCGTTGTTCAGCACGTTAAAAGCCATTCCTAATTTCTGGAAAGCCACTTTTTCGCCAGGCTCGGTAATGTTTAAACCCTCATTTTTTAGGTTTTCCCTAAATACAGCCAGTTGTGTGCGGCTTAATGGAAAAGGGTGCTGGTCGATTACATTGCGCATGGCAGCAACATATTTCAGCGATTTGTAGTTGTCTTTAAGAATTACCTTCGATTTATCGGAAAGCTCATTTAAGTAAAAGAGCGCGATTAATCCGAAGGATAAAACGATTATAAAGAGAAACCCGAATCCGAGGCGGAGCTTGGTCTTGATTTTCATGTATATGTTTAGTTTAACCGCAAAGGGAGCAAAGTTTTTCGCTAAGAACGCAAAGCAGTTTTTCTCTTTGTGGTTTTGCAGTAAAAATAGGTTATAATTAAATCTGTTTCTTGATTAACTAAATTACATCACAACTCGTTAAATAAATAGCATCTGTTTGGCCTATAACCAATAGCTGTGCCAGTAGGTTGAGGTTTTATTTAAGTTGTTGTTTTTTAGCTGGATATGAAATTTTTGTGATTGTTTTATGCAAAAAACCTTTTCATTTTGGAAGGGTTTTTATCATTTTGAACCATTGCTGCTGAAGGTTTAATGCGCTGTTTTACGTTCCTAAACCTGATTGTAATGGAAAGCCCGTAAGCGAGGTACGAGTGCGGACTTGTAATGAAAAGGTACTGTCTTTAAAAGCAAATAAAAGTTGATAAAAATTTAGCTTCTGAGAAGCATTAACTTAAATGCCTTCCATTTGTAAAACAGCACAATAACTTTACCTTTGTTTTAGTGAAAACTTCCATCTGGAATTTTATCATGTGTAGCTCTGGATTTTTCTGGAGCTATTATTTTTTCTAAATAATTGAATTGAGGATTGTATCTCTGCTCATTTTTCCAAAGATGGTACATCATTACCAATAGTTTCTTTTGCACGGCAACATAGCCCTTCATTTTAAATCCTGTTCGCTCAACAACTCTTTCATAAAGACTTTTAAATTGCGGCTGGTCATCCCTTACCGCACAAAATGCTGGCATAAACAGAATTCTTCTGATCCGGGAATTCCCCTTTTTTGATATTTTTGTTTTTCCTATATGTTTGCCCGATTGGTTTTCTATCACATCGTAACCTGAGTATTTTACCAAGGATGCCGAATTTTTAAACAATGTAAAGCCATTAGTTTCAGCTACGATTACGCAAAAAGATAGCAGGTTAATTCCTTTTATTGCCGTAATGTTTTCATAGTGAAGATTTAAGACCTTGTCTGTTTTAACAAGCTTTCCCATTGCCTTTTCCATTTCTGCTACTTGTTGCTCAAGCAGTTTTATCGTTTTGTTCAGCTGCTTTATAACTTCCCTGCTTTGGAACTGGGCATGGGTCAGTGCCTCAAGCTGGTTACCGATAACATTGATGGTCTCTTTTAGGTTTTGATGCTGACGGGTATAGTGTCTGAGTTCATACAATTTCTCACTTCCTGGTGTCCAAGGTTCCAGGTTCTTTTCTGCACCAATCTTAGCAAGGCCGCGGGCATCTATACTGTCATTTTTAGAGTTTGCTCCGTCTGCCTGTAAGTACTTCTTAGCTTTGTTTGGCAATAAAATACTTAACACTAAGCCTTTGGAATGCAGAAACCATGCAAGTTGTTCATGGTACACGCCAGTGGCTTCCATTACGATGCGCAGGGGCAACTCTTCTTTCTGGTGCTGTTTGATCCATGCCAAAAACTCTTTAAAACCGCCAGGGCTGTTAGATAACTTACGGCTGGATTTTACAGTTACTTTCTGGCTACTGTCTATGACCGACAAACAGCAATGAAAATCTTTTTTTGATACATCAATTCCGATGGAATACTTTAAGTTCATCATACCTTTATTATTTAGATAGAATAATCAATAATCTCTCTTAGTTTTTGCTCATGATATAGATGATCCAAATACAGCGAAATGGTCAATAGGTACTGTTCAAACTTTAAGAAATAAAAAAGGGAGGGTTATCCTTTTACATCGACATCGATGAATTCTCGTGTCTAGCGGGACTACAAGTTTTTCTCCCTCTTTTGATT
Encoded proteins:
- a CDS encoding IS110 family transposase, yielding MMNLKYSIGIDVSKKDFHCCLSVIDSSQKVTVKSSRKLSNSPGGFKEFLAWIKQHQKEELPLRIVMEATGVYHEQLAWFLHSKGLVLSILLPNKAKKYLQADGANSKNDSIDARGLAKIGAEKNLEPWTPGSEKLYELRHYTRQHQNLKETINVIGNQLEALTHAQFQSREVIKQLNKTIKLLEQQVAEMEKAMGKLVKTDKVLNLHYENITAIKGINLLSFCVIVAETNGFTLFKNSASLVKYSGYDVIENQSGKHIGKTKISKKGNSRIRRILFMPAFCAVRDDQPQFKSLYERVVERTGFKMKGYVAVQKKLLVMMYHLWKNEQRYNPQFNYLEKIIAPEKSRATHDKIPDGSFH